Below is a window of Burkholderia multivorans ATCC BAA-247 DNA.
CGCGTCGCCGAGATCCGGCACGCGCTCGAGCACGGGGCGGGAGTCGTGGGTGACGGCCATCGGCATCCTCCGTTCAGTGCAGCGTCGCGAGATAGGCGGCGAGATCGTCGGCGTCGCGCGGCGCGAGCGCGAACGACGGCATCAGCGTCTGCGGCTTGATCTGCTGCGCGTGCGCGATCCAGCGGCGCAGGTTGTCCGGCGTGTTGTCGAGCGTGCCGGCCGCGAGCGACCGGCGCGACGCGAGGTGCGTGAGGTCGGGACCCGCATCGCCGGCCGCATCGGTGCCGCGCACCGCGTGGCAGCCCGCGCAGCGCGCGGCGAACACGCGCGCGCCGTGCGCGGCCGCGCCTGCGGGCGGTGCGGCGGCCGGCTGGCGCTGCGCGTCGAGCCACGCGCGAAACGCGTCGGGCGGCTGCGCGACCACGTCGAACGCCATGTGCGCGTGCTGCGCGCCGCAGTACTGCGAGCACTGGCCGCGATAGACGCCGGGCCGGTCGGCCTGCAGCCACTGCCGGTTCGTCTGGCCGGGAATCGTCTCGGTCTTGCCCGCGAGCTGCGGCACCCAGAATGCGTGGATGACGTCCGCGCTCTTCAGTTCGATCGCGATCGGCTCGCCCACCGGAATATGGATTTCGTTCGCGGTGACGAGCGCCGGTTCGCCCGGATAGCGCACGGCCCACCACCAGTCGTGCGCGATCACGGTGATCGTCAGCGCGGGCGGGCGCGGCGGATAGGCGACCGCGCCCAGCACGCGCAGCATGTAGACGAGCGCGCCGAACAGCAGCACGGCCGACACCGCGCTGCCGATCGCGACGAAGCGCACGCCGTCGCCGCCGCGGGCCTCGCGCCTGCGGCGGCGAAACAGCGCCAGCGCGAGCAGCGTCGCGATCGCGATGCAGACGAACGTGCAGAGCGCGAGCAGCGCCCACCCGAGCACGAACACCGGCCGCGCGGCGGGGCCGGCCGCGTGCGCGACATACGCGAGCGGCAGCGGTTCGGCGGCGGCCTGCGCGCATGCAATGGCTGCGGACGCAACGATACACGCGAGGGCGCACGCGACGCGGCGCACGTTCGGGGAAAGCGGGACCAGCAACGCGACTCCTTGCCGAATGCGGCGGACGACGACGGCGACAGGCGGTGCAGCAATTTCCGTGCGTGCGCGCGGCGAGTGCGGCGCGCGACGCGTGCGCGCGTGCATCGGCGGCCGCGTTACAGCGGCGTTGTAAATCGGGCGTGCGCGCGCGCCGTGCGGCCGGATCGCATGCGCCGGCCGTCGCGCGGCATGCCGGTTGCTCCGTCGCCCGCGTCCCTGGCGCGCGGCGTGTGCACGGCCGCGACGCGCGGGCCACGGAGCAGATCGGAGGAAACGAACGTGAAAACCGTCGCGATCACGGGCGCGAGTGCCGGCGTCGGCCGCGCGACCGCTCATGCCTTTGCCCGGCTCGGCGCGAACGTCGCGCTGCTGGCGCGCGATCCGCGCGCGCTCGAGGACGCCGCCGCGGAAGTGCGGGCGTACGGCGTGCAGGCGCTGCCGATCGCGGTCGACGTTAGCGACGCCGCCGCGCTCGATGCGGCCGCCGCGCGCATCGAGCGCGAGCTGGGGCCCGTCGACGTGTGGGTCAACAACGCGATGGTCACCGTGTTCGCGCCGTTCGACGCGATCGCGCCGGAGGATTTCGCGCGCGTGACCGACGTCACCTATCTCGGCTGCGTGAACGGCACGCGCGCGGCGCTGGCGCGGATGCGCACGCGCGATCGCGGCACGATCGTGCAGGTCGGCTCGGCGCTCGCGTATCGGTCGATTCCGCTGCAGGCGCCGTATTGCGGCGCGAAGCATGCGATCCGCGGCTTCACCGACGCGCTGCGCTGCGAGCTGCTGCACGACGGCAGCCGCATACGCGTGACGATGGTGCAACTGCCCGCGATCGATACGCCGCAGTTCGACTGGGCCGAATCGGAACTGCCGAACAAGCCGCGGCCCGTCGCGCCGGTATACGCGCCGGAAGTCGCGGCCGATGCGATCGTGCGCGCCGCGCGTCGGCCGTGCCGCGAACGCTGGGTCGGCTGGTCGTCGCTCGCGGCGATCCTCGCGAACGGCGTCGCGCCGGGCTGCTTCGACCGCTATCTCGCGTACACGGCCGTGCGCGCCCAGCAGCGCGCGGAGCCGGCCGGCGTGCGCGCGTCGAACCTGTGGGAGACGGTGCCGGACGGGCACGCGACGCGCGGCGCGTTCACCGACGAGGCGCACCGCACGGGCGCGGACGGCGCGCTCGGCTCCGCGCGCGCGCTCGCGTTCGGCGCGGCGTTCGTGCTGGTCGCGGCCGGTGTCGCGGCCGCGCGGAAGCTGAACCGATGAGTGCGACGCCGATCGAGGACTACGCACCGATCGGCGACGGCCGAAGCGCGGCGCTCGTCGCGCGCGACGGCAGCATCGACTGGCTCTGCTGGCCGGACTTCGATTCGCCGCCGTGCTTCGCCGCGCTGATCGGCACGCCCGAGAACGGCCGGTTCCGGCTCGCGCCGCGCGAGCCCGACGCGCGCGCCACGCGTCGCTATCTGCCCGGCACCGCGATTCTCGAAACGACGTTCGACACGTCGTCGGGCCGCATCGTCGTGATCGACTGGATGAGCTGGGCCGCGGACGATCCGTGCCTGATCCGCAGCGTGCGCGGCGAGCACGGGTGCGTCGCGCTCGACGTCGAGCTCGGCGTGCGCTTCGACTACGGCTATGCGCTGCCGTGGTGCCGGCGCTTCGGCCGCCGCTGGCGGATGATGACGGGCGGCGACGCGATGTGGGTCGACACCGATGCCCGGCTCGACGTGCAGGACGACCGGCTGGTCGGCACGCCAACGATCGCGGCCGGCGAGCGCATCGATATCTGCATCAGCTATGCGCGCTCGTACGACCGCGCGCCGGCGGTGCCCGATGCGTATGCGTCGCTGCGCGACACGCACGCGTTCTGGCGCGCGTGGTCGCGCAGCCACGCCGCGCAGGGGCCGTACGGCGACGCGATCGAACGCGCGCTGATCACGATCAAGCTGCTGACGAGCCGGCGCACCGGCGGCATCGTCGCCGCGCCGACCAGTTCGCTGCCCGAGCGCTTCGGCGGCGTGCGCAACTGGGACTACCGGTTCTGCTGGCTGCGCGACGCGAGCTTCACGCTGCGCGCGCTCGCGCGCTGCGGCTATCGCGACGAGGCGGCCGGCTGGCGCGACTGGCTCGTGCGCGCGATCGCCGATCATCCGTCGCAGCTGCAAGTGCTCTATGCGGCCGACGGCAGCCGCCGCGCGGACGAATGGCAGGCCGAGCACCTGGCCGGCTACGGCGGCGCGCGGCCGGTGCGCTTCGGCAACGCGGCCGCGCAGCAACAGCAGCTCGACGTCTACGGCGAAGTGCTCGGCGCGCTGTATCAGGCGCGCCGTCACGGGCTGCCGCCGGACGACGACGCGTGGCTGCTCGAGCGGCGGCTGATCGACCATCTCGCGACGATCTGGCGCGAGCCCGACGAAGGGATCTGGGAAGTGCGCAGCGGCCGTCATCAGTTCACGTCGTCGAAGGCGATGGTGTGGGCCGCGGTCGAAAGCGCGTACCGTTCGGCGCGCGCGTTCGGACATCACGCGCCGCTCGACGACTGGCGGCGCTGGGCCGACACCGTGCGCGACGAGGTGCTCGCGCGCGGCTATCACGCGAAGCTCGGGCGCTTCGTCGATCGCTTCGACGGCGACGGCCTCGACGTGAGCCTGCTGCTGATTCCGCTGAGCGGGATGCTCGATGCGAGCGACCCGCGCGTGGCGGCGACGGTCGCCGCGATCGAGCGCGAACTGCTCGAGGACGGGCTGCCGTTCCGCTATCGGCCCGAGCGTTTTGTCGACGGTTGCGAAGGGGACGAGGGCGCGTTCGTCGCGGCCGGCTTCTGGCTCGCGCAGGTGTACCGCCTGCAGCGCCGCGACGACGATGCGCACGCGCTGTTCGAGCGGCTGCTCGCGCTGCGCAACGACGTCGGGCTGCTGTCCGAGGAGTACGACGTGCACACGCACCGGATGTGCGGCAATTTTCCGTTTACGCTCGCCCACGTCGCGCTCGTCAACGCGGCACTCGCGCTGCAGTGCGACGCACAGCAGGACGACGTCGGCGTCGCGTAGGGCCGCCGGCGCCGCCGAACGCGGCACGCCGGCGCCACGTGCGCTTACGATTCTTTCTTGCCGCCGCCGCGCTCGCCGTTGCCCGGCAATACGGCCGACAGCACCTGCCGCGCGGTTTCGACGATCACGTTATGCTCGCGCGAGTCGCCCTTGAGCAGCGTCTCCGCGAAATGCTTCGCCTGCTGCAGCGTGACGTGCGGCGGCAGCGGCGGCACCTCGGGGTCGCTCTTGACTTCGAGCACGACCGGCCGGTCCGACGCGAGCGCTTCGTCCCAGGCGGCGCCGAGCTGCGCCGGATCGTCGACGTAGATGCCCTTCAGCCCGAGCAGCGTCGCAAAGCGCGAGTAAGGCACGTTCGGAATCTGCTGCGACGCGTCGAACTTCGGATCGCCTTCCATCACGCGCTGCTCCCACGTGACCTGATTCAGATCCTCGTTGTTGAGCACCATGCAGATCCAGCGCGGATCCGCCCATGTGCGCCAGTATTTGGACACCGTGATCAGCTCGGCCATGTTGTTCATCTGCATCGCGCCGTCGCCGACCAGCGCGATCACGGGCCGCAGCGGATACGCGAACTTCGCGGCGATCGCGTACGGGACGGCCGCGCCCATCGACGCGAGGCCGCCGGACAGCGAACCCATCATCCCGCGGCGCATCGTCAGGTCGCGCGCGTACCAGTTCGCGCACGAGCCCGAATCGCTGGTCAGGATCACGTCGTCGGGCAGCCGCGGCGACAGTTCGGTGAACGCGCGCTGCGGGTTCACGCCGCGGCCGGGGCTCGCGCTCGCGGCGGCGCGCGCGGCGAGCGTGTCGCGCCATTCGTCGTTCCACTGCGCGATGCGCTCGCGCCACGCGGTGTCGTGCCGCGCGTTCAGCAGCGGCAGCAGCGCGCGCAGCGTCTCGGCGCTGTCGCCGACCAGATTGACCTCCATCGGAAAGCGCAGGCTCAGCATGTCGGCCTTCAGATCGATCTGCACGCCGCGCGCCTGACCTTCCTTCGGCAGGAATTCCGAATAGGGGAAGCCGGAGCCGACCATCAGCAGCGTGTCGCATTCGGTCATCAGCGAATAGCTCGGCTTCGTGCCGAGCAGCCCGATCGAGCCCGTGACCCACGGCAGATCGTCGGGCAGCGCGGCCTTGCCGAGCAGCGCCTTCGCGGCGCCCGCACCGAGCCGGTCCGCGACCGCGATCACCTCGTCGGTCGCGTGCAGCGCGCCCGCGCCGACCAGCATCGCGACCTTCGAACCGGCGTTCAGCACGTCGGCCGCGCGCTGCAGATCGTCCGCATAGGGCACGACCTTCGGCCGCGTATAGCCGACGCCCGAATGCACGGTGCCGTGCGCGCGCTTCGGCGCCGCATAGTCGAGCTCCTGCAGATCGTTCGGCAGCACGAGCGCGGTGACCGCGCGCGCGCCGAGTGCGGTGCGCACCGCGCGATCGACGAGGTGGCGCACCTGGCCCGGCACCGTCGCGAGTTGCACGAACGCGCCCGCGACGTCCTTGAACAGCGCCGGGAGATCGACCTCCTGCTGATAATGGCCGCCGAGCGCCGCGCGCGCCTGCTGGCCGACGATCGCGAGCACCGGCATATGATCGAGCCGCGCGTCGTACAGGCCCGTCACGAGGTGGGCGGCGCCCGGCCCCGACGTCGCGACGCAGACGCCGAGTTCGCCTGTAAATTTTGCATGCGCGGACGCCATGAAGGCCGCCATCTCCTCGTGTCGCGCCTGCACGAATTCGATCTTGCCCTCTGCGCGGTTCAGCGCACCGAAGAACCCGTTGATGCCGTCGCCCGGGTAGCCGTACACGCGGCGCACGCCCCAGTCGTACAGCCGTTCGACGATGAAATCCGCCACTGTCGCCATGCCGTTTCTCCTTGGTTCGCGGTGACCCGCACGCAACCTGCCGGTGCGCGCGGCGA
It encodes the following:
- the coxB gene encoding cytochrome c oxidase subunit II, whose protein sequence is MLVPLSPNVRRVACALACIVASAAIACAQAAAEPLPLAYVAHAAGPAARPVFVLGWALLALCTFVCIAIATLLALALFRRRRREARGGDGVRFVAIGSAVSAVLLFGALVYMLRVLGAVAYPPRPPALTITVIAHDWWWAVRYPGEPALVTANEIHIPVGEPIAIELKSADVIHAFWVPQLAGKTETIPGQTNRQWLQADRPGVYRGQCSQYCGAQHAHMAFDVVAQPPDAFRAWLDAQRQPAAAPPAGAAAHGARVFAARCAGCHAVRGTDAAGDAGPDLTHLASRRSLAAGTLDNTPDNLRRWIAHAQQIKPQTLMPSFALAPRDADDLAAYLATLH
- a CDS encoding SDR family oxidoreductase, whose translation is MKTVAITGASAGVGRATAHAFARLGANVALLARDPRALEDAAAEVRAYGVQALPIAVDVSDAAALDAAAARIERELGPVDVWVNNAMVTVFAPFDAIAPEDFARVTDVTYLGCVNGTRAALARMRTRDRGTIVQVGSALAYRSIPLQAPYCGAKHAIRGFTDALRCELLHDGSRIRVTMVQLPAIDTPQFDWAESELPNKPRPVAPVYAPEVAADAIVRAARRPCRERWVGWSSLAAILANGVAPGCFDRYLAYTAVRAQQRAEPAGVRASNLWETVPDGHATRGAFTDEAHRTGADGALGSARALAFGAAFVLVAAGVAAARKLNR
- a CDS encoding glycoside hydrolase family 15 protein, with product MSATPIEDYAPIGDGRSAALVARDGSIDWLCWPDFDSPPCFAALIGTPENGRFRLAPREPDARATRRYLPGTAILETTFDTSSGRIVVIDWMSWAADDPCLIRSVRGEHGCVALDVELGVRFDYGYALPWCRRFGRRWRMMTGGDAMWVDTDARLDVQDDRLVGTPTIAAGERIDICISYARSYDRAPAVPDAYASLRDTHAFWRAWSRSHAAQGPYGDAIERALITIKLLTSRRTGGIVAAPTSSLPERFGGVRNWDYRFCWLRDASFTLRALARCGYRDEAAGWRDWLVRAIADHPSQLQVLYAADGSRRADEWQAEHLAGYGGARPVRFGNAAAQQQQLDVYGEVLGALYQARRHGLPPDDDAWLLERRLIDHLATIWREPDEGIWEVRSGRHQFTSSKAMVWAAVESAYRSARAFGHHAPLDDWRRWADTVRDEVLARGYHAKLGRFVDRFDGDGLDVSLLLIPLSGMLDASDPRVAATVAAIERELLEDGLPFRYRPERFVDGCEGDEGAFVAAGFWLAQVYRLQRRDDDAHALFERLLALRNDVGLLSEEYDVHTHRMCGNFPFTLAHVALVNAALALQCDAQQDDVGVA
- a CDS encoding thiamine pyrophosphate-requiring protein; the protein is MATVADFIVERLYDWGVRRVYGYPGDGINGFFGALNRAEGKIEFVQARHEEMAAFMASAHAKFTGELGVCVATSGPGAAHLVTGLYDARLDHMPVLAIVGQQARAALGGHYQQEVDLPALFKDVAGAFVQLATVPGQVRHLVDRAVRTALGARAVTALVLPNDLQELDYAAPKRAHGTVHSGVGYTRPKVVPYADDLQRAADVLNAGSKVAMLVGAGALHATDEVIAVADRLGAGAAKALLGKAALPDDLPWVTGSIGLLGTKPSYSLMTECDTLLMVGSGFPYSEFLPKEGQARGVQIDLKADMLSLRFPMEVNLVGDSAETLRALLPLLNARHDTAWRERIAQWNDEWRDTLAARAAASASPGRGVNPQRAFTELSPRLPDDVILTSDSGSCANWYARDLTMRRGMMGSLSGGLASMGAAVPYAIAAKFAYPLRPVIALVGDGAMQMNNMAELITVSKYWRTWADPRWICMVLNNEDLNQVTWEQRVMEGDPKFDASQQIPNVPYSRFATLLGLKGIYVDDPAQLGAAWDEALASDRPVVLEVKSDPEVPPLPPHVTLQQAKHFAETLLKGDSREHNVIVETARQVLSAVLPGNGERGGGKKES